In Acidobacteriota bacterium, one DNA window encodes the following:
- a CDS encoding superoxide dismutase: MPIVLPELPYAKDALEPVISARTLEFHHGKHHNAYVVNAVKLVAGTPLENADLETVVLEAAKDPAKAGLFNNAAQVWNHTFYWHSMKPGGGGAPTGPIADKIAAAFGSYEKFAEEFKNAGATQFGSGWAWLVLDGNDLRIVKTGNADTPPAHGWKALLTVDVWEHAYYLDFQNRRPDYLAAFVDKLVNWDHVNRLLQ; encoded by the coding sequence ATGCCGATCGTACTGCCGGAACTGCCTTACGCCAAGGACGCCCTCGAGCCTGTCATCAGCGCCCGGACCCTCGAATTCCACCACGGCAAGCACCACAACGCCTACGTGGTGAACGCCGTCAAGCTGGTCGCCGGGACGCCCCTGGAAAACGCCGACCTCGAGACCGTCGTCCTCGAGGCCGCCAAGGACCCCGCGAAGGCCGGCCTGTTCAACAACGCCGCCCAGGTCTGGAACCACACCTTCTACTGGCACTCCATGAAGCCGGGCGGCGGCGGGGCGCCCACCGGGCCGATCGCCGACAAGATCGCGGCCGCCTTCGGGTCGTACGAGAAGTTCGCGGAGGAGTTCAAGAACGCGGGGGCCACCCAGTTCGGGAGCGGCTGGGCCTGGCTGGTCCTGGACGGGAACGACCTGCGGATCGTGAAGACCGGCAACGCCGACACGCCGCCCGCTCACGGCTGGAAGGCCCTGCTGACGGTGGACGTCTGGGAGCACGCCTACTACCTGGATTTCCAGAACCGGCGCCCGGACTACCTCGCCGCCTTCGTGGACAAGCTCGTGAACTGGGATCACGTCAACCGCCTGCTTCAGTGA
- a CDS encoding superoxide dismutase, which yields MPSRRILILFALAFAGVAGSVAAQGAGAAPAPFAARDFSALVGTPGFSPALLENHFKLYQGYVKNAGALVEELDRLRKDGKERTPAFAESKRRFGWEFNGMRLHELFFENLGGKAPLAEGSPLRKRLETDFGSFDEWLKDFRAACLMRGIGWCALVLDPVSGRLMNAWINEHDGGVPAGCRILLILDVFEHAFLTDYGLDRAKYLEAALAAVKWEEVERRYGGGRP from the coding sequence ATGCCATCACGACGGATTCTGATCCTGTTCGCCCTGGCCTTCGCCGGCGTGGCGGGAAGCGTTGCCGCTCAGGGGGCGGGCGCGGCGCCGGCCCCGTTCGCTGCCCGCGATTTCTCCGCCCTCGTCGGCACGCCCGGGTTCAGCCCGGCCCTCCTCGAGAACCACTTCAAGCTCTACCAGGGGTACGTGAAGAACGCGGGGGCCCTGGTCGAGGAACTCGACCGCCTGCGAAAGGACGGGAAGGAACGGACCCCGGCCTTCGCCGAGTCGAAACGGCGCTTCGGCTGGGAATTCAACGGCATGCGCCTCCACGAGCTCTTTTTCGAAAACCTCGGCGGCAAGGCGCCCCTCGCGGAGGGTTCCCCGCTCCGGAAGCGCCTGGAGACGGATTTCGGTTCGTTCGACGAGTGGCTGAAGGACTTCCGCGCCGCCTGCCTGATGCGGGGCATCGGGTGGTGCGCCCTGGTCCTGGACCCCGTCTCCGGCCGCTTGATGAACGCCTGGATCAACGAGCACGACGGCGGGGTGCCCGCCGGCTGCCGCATCCTGCTGATCCTCGACGTTTTCGAGCACGCCTTCCTGACCGACTACGGCCTGGACCGGGCGAAGTACCTGGAAGCCGCCCTGGCGGCGGTGAAGTGGGAGGAAGTGGAGCGTCGGTACGGCGGCGGGCGTCCCTAG
- a CDS encoding 3',5'-cyclic-nucleotide phosphodiesterase, giving the protein MEVQVLGTYPGENSERFILSTYVVNGEIAVDAGAIALGLHPDEQCRIHSVIVTHTHIDHIATLPLFTIENMGIRKQPPRIYATAHNVAMLKKHMFNNVFWPDLPSISSDFFQTVDVEPLETVTIGRYAFRLFPVNHPVPTYGVILRDLEKRQEVLFSSDTSICDAIWMEANRLKNLKGIFIEVSFPDSQRELALSTGHMTPGLLAGELKKLTRKVPLYITHYKTQFCEQIRAELSAADGLDFRICRVGERLSLD; this is encoded by the coding sequence ATGGAAGTTCAGGTCTTGGGCACCTACCCGGGCGAAAATTCGGAACGGTTCATCCTCAGCACCTACGTGGTCAACGGCGAGATCGCCGTGGACGCGGGCGCCATCGCGCTGGGGCTCCACCCGGACGAGCAGTGCCGCATCCACTCGGTCATCGTCACCCACACCCACATCGACCACATCGCCACCCTCCCGCTGTTCACCATCGAGAACATGGGGATCCGGAAACAGCCCCCCCGGATCTACGCCACGGCCCACAACGTGGCCATGCTCAAGAAACACATGTTCAACAACGTGTTCTGGCCGGACCTCCCCAGCATCTCCAGCGATTTCTTCCAGACGGTGGACGTGGAACCGCTGGAGACGGTCACCATCGGCCGCTACGCGTTCCGCCTGTTCCCCGTCAACCACCCCGTCCCCACCTACGGCGTCATCCTGCGCGACCTCGAGAAGCGGCAGGAAGTCCTCTTCTCCTCCGACACGTCCATCTGTGACGCGATCTGGATGGAAGCCAACCGGCTGAAGAACCTCAAGGGGATTTTCATCGAAGTCTCCTTCCCGGACAGCCAGCGCGAACTGGCCCTGTCCACCGGCCACATGACCCCGGGCCTCCTGGCGGGCGAACTGAAAAAGCTGACGCGGAAGGTCCCCCTTTACATCACCCACTACAAAACGCAGTTCTGCGAGCAGATCCGGGCGGAACTGTCGGCCGCCGACGGCCTCGATTTCCGCATCTGCCGGGTCGGCGAGAGGTTGAGCCTTGACTGA
- a CDS encoding DUF4160 domain-containing protein, producing MRASRWVTVAALFALTGSGLWASDWKYNYFKGMDKFRSGDYKAAARYLESALQEKGEDCIDCLREEGMFYTDYLPHYYLGLAYASLKQPEKALESLEKLEKSGLLSRGRGLGPASRLQFELALSNARLSRERSAARAGGDKASETRYLNCIREPVVISRFYGITVRMCFDPSAAPSIEAEYDRSAVVLDVETLTVNQGRMPERAVKILKEWATIRRDELSSAWEDLGHGKRPSVIPLD from the coding sequence ATGCGTGCTTCACGTTGGGTGACCGTGGCGGCCCTGTTCGCCCTCACGGGGTCAGGCCTGTGGGCTTCGGATTGGAAGTACAACTACTTCAAGGGGATGGACAAGTTCCGTTCGGGGGACTACAAGGCGGCGGCCCGCTACCTGGAGTCGGCCCTCCAGGAGAAGGGGGAGGACTGCATCGACTGCCTCCGGGAGGAGGGGATGTTCTACACGGATTACCTCCCCCACTACTACCTGGGGCTGGCCTACGCCTCGTTGAAACAGCCGGAGAAGGCGCTGGAAAGCCTGGAGAAGCTCGAGAAGAGCGGGTTGCTCTCCCGGGGGCGGGGGTTGGGGCCGGCCTCCCGGCTCCAGTTCGAGCTCGCCCTGTCCAACGCGCGCCTCTCCCGGGAGCGGTCGGCGGCCCGGGCGGGGGGGGACAAGGCGTCGGAGACCCGGTACCTCAACTGCATCCGGGAGCCGGTGGTGATCTCCCGCTTCTATGGCATCACGGTCCGGATGTGTTTCGACCCGTCGGCGGCGCCCAGCATCGAGGCGGAGTACGACCGTTCCGCGGTGGTTCTGGACGTGGAGACGCTCACGGTCAACCAGGGGAGGATGCCCGAGCGCGCCGTCAAGATCCTGAAGGAGTGGGCGACCATCCGCCGGGACGAGCTCTCGTCGGCCTGGGAGGACCTGGGGCACGGCAAGCGCCCGTCCGTGATCCCCCTGGACTGA